ATCTTCTTGCACTGAGTTAAAGGTTCAGCAGACAAAGTGTCAATCACAATCTCCTCTGAGAATAAGAGATGAATTTTATTGGTATATCATACGCTCTCTCCCACCAACGTTAACTAATAATAGATGAATTTTATTAGTATCTCATACGCTCTCACCCGCCAACATTAACTAATTAACATGCATATCATACAAACCTTGATTTTTGGGTGAATGCATCCACCTTCCTTGTTTATCCTGAAGACATGGATCTATCATAACACTAATATTactttttaatatgtgtgaattGGTTAAATATGTCAGATATTTTGGGACGAGTGAAATATTATTTATCgatattgttgtgaattcggataaaactcacaccaatgtaaacaaagatgtgtggagcaaaaggaagtggtaatcaatgtgtaaagtgtctccaagcaacaacaacaaaaacagacctagtctagtgtagagcaacaccacaagtataaccaaaacaataaagataagcaatgaaagaagaaacaaacacaccaaaagattgttgacccagttcggtccaatatgatctaatctgggggagagagcagctctccaatccactatgatgaaagtgttacaaagagttacaagaaaaatagcttgcaagcttacacaagaacaagacctaatttctacccatttgtgTTTCCCACTCTCACAATAATGAACCCTAAAAGAGAAGacacaaaaggaagcttttgatccttccaatggtgaaatctcactacccaaggtgtttacgatgtttcccaacccaagagatcctcactacaaagacactcaaccctaaagtttccttctttgtaatccaagtttctctctcttcaagctctcctccaaaatctgcacaagaacacttaaatacTAGTCTTCTACTGataaaatcgtgccacgatttccaaatcgtgtcacgattgatacgtacgaccaaccttatcctgaaaacttaaccagcaagtttgaaaatcgtgtcacgatttggcaccctgcaaaccagctcacggcatcacaaaatcgtgtcacgataccaaattcgtgtcacgatttctctgttctttcagaccacaaatttgaagccaaatcTCAACAGATATTGATAtatcttcaaattttcaaattaaaagtgtGAAAGAAATACGTGAAcatataagttaaaaaagaaatatattaaactTACGGTCAAATGGTTTCCAAATTCTAACATTTTATGTGGTTGGCAATGTCACATTTCAGTTTCGCTACAAATATTATTGAAGAATTTTACCATGTCTAAGATGATTCAAAGGAACAAATAACATCATACAACCACATAAATCTTTATAATTCAATCTAACCAAATTCACTATTATTCATGGAAGAAAATGACCACTCTAGTAACCACTCAAatcatttccttttttatttgtgttcatCAAATGATCCACAAACTcgtcaatatttttattagagCTACCTCGTTCAGAAACAGCATCCCTAGCCAACTTCTTCCATTCACTAGCATTCCTTCTAATCACTTCACTTCTTTCACTTTCCATCACAACCTTCAAACTCAACATAAATTCTTCTCTCTTCACAACACCATTTTCATCCTCTTTTGGCCTCACACCAACTTCCCAAATTTCCTCTAAAAACTTTGCATCTGGCAATTGATCAGCCCATTGTGGCAAACACACAACAGGAACACCAAGACTTAGACTCTCAAGTGTTGAATTCCAACCACAATGTGTCACAAAACATCCAACAGCATCATGTGCCAATAATTCAAGTTGGTTACACCATGTTACAATTATACCCTTTTCTTTGATAAAATCTTTGTACCCCTTTGGTAACTTGCCTTGCTCTAACTCTCTTAAAACCCATAAGAAATTTACTTCACTTTCTTTTAATCCCAAAGCCAGCTCTTCTATTTGTTCTGATGTTAAAGAAACCATGCTTCCAAAGGAGATATACACCACTGATTGTGATGGCTTTGAATTTAACCAATTAATGCAATATTCACTTAATGGCTTCCATAAGTTTGCTCCATACCCTTTGTCTCCTTTGATTCTTCCATCTAAGTAAGCAGAAGGAACCATTGGACCAATCATTTTAGCTGGAAAAAGCTCAGTTAGCCCTTTCACAACCTTtcaatacaaaaagaaaattgttaatGATCATAAATTCATCCTCCACTAAAACTCattattaattagaaaaacaaaaacaaaattccaAAAAAGAGGGAATTGAATTAAAATCACATTATCCATAAACGtcacaaattttaatattataataaaggGTCGTGATACTTATtagtatttttctatatatatatatataaaaaataaaaataaaattgggctCTGCCCtcttttttgtaccaaaaaaaataaaaaatcacaccCAAACATGTAAGATCTGATTTCATTGCATAATTGTAGTagtataaaaactaaaataaaaataaagaacatTGTCTCACAActcaaccaaaaaaataataattgatgtCCAAAAAAATACttgatgtcaaaaaaaaaaactaagaaaacagtagtttcatttttttttggaacaagAAAACAATAGTTGActattattttctcttcttttataAGTGtccttttttgtcaaaaaaaatatatttctatttattttttgttttcaaattaataaaattttaactatttattgtagatatagaaagagaaatatataaaataaaatactcgTTCTGTTTTTAAACACATTTCACTTTTTTGGTAAAATACATTTGACTTTACTTTTGTATATACGTAAGACTAAGTAATAAATAGTCATGAATATTGTggagaaaaaataatcaaaccaaataaaattaatttattttctcatcGTTCTaaattataagagaaaaataagtccATAAAAGTTGATgcccaaatacattaattttagttGATTCAACTATTTTACGCGAGCGAATATTTTAGTCATGTATAGgaaatgaataataaaatgctaAGAATTTGTACCTCTCCTTCTAAAGCTTCAAATGTATTGACAAACATCCAATCAGCTTGATCCAAATTTGAGAATTGACTCAATTTCATTGCCATATAAGCAGGGTAACTTTCAGGAAACCTTATAAAACTTGGAAGATCTCTAGAATTCAATGGAGGAAGATCAGGTACAACCAAAGGCAATTCATCAACAGGAATTTCAATCAAACCATGATGTATACGACAAAAAATGTTACAAACAGCAGCTGAATTAGTGAAAAAAGCAGCACCATAAATACCATGTTGTTTAGCAACATCAAGTGCCCAAGGTAGAAAAGAATCATAGACAATGCATGTGATTGGTGTTGAAgttttttggtatttttgaaTGATGTTTGAGAGTGAATTGGAACCATTGGTTTTGAATGAAGTGAGAAAGAGTTCAACATTGTTGGCTTGTGTAAAACCGGATTCGTCGAACCCATCAGAGATTGGTTCGACGGATACGTTTGGTGCGGTTATGGATTGAACAGTGTAATGTGTTGTTGCAAATGTTGTTTTGATGCCTTTTGAAACCAATCGTTTTGAGAATTGGATTAGTGGACTAATGTGTCCTTGTGCTGGATATGGGATCACTAACACATGAACGTTGTTGTTGTCACTATGTTCCACCATGTTTTCTCTTTTTCGGTTTTCtttgtgtgtttattttttggttGCAATGAGTTATTCTCAAGTGTCCCATTTATATAggttatatataaataatggtTGGATAAGGAGTTTGGTCAAATGcatataataagttttttttaatcaatgaaggtcaaataaactaaataggacacaaaataatattattatataggTTATAATATGCAAGGGAACAAAATAGGACACAAAATAGTTTTAGATTTGACCAAAAGAGTTGATGGCATAAGCAATGACGTGACAAGTGACGACATTGTAGTGACGTCATTATTAGAGTTGATATCATGGTATGTGTAATGTTTTGAGCCATGATCATGTCCATGGAGAAATAGGCTTAGAGCATCTACAATTAGACATCTATTTTTGAACATTTAAATGGGTCACACTTGTACGCATTACtcattgataatttttaacAGTAATATCTAATAAGTACTTCGTTTTTCCAACGCAGCATCtcacacaaatttcttaaatgggaTCCACTAATcatttatcaataattttatatcattaaatttcaattttttaatattaaaagagtgTGGGTACCGCTTAAGATTGACGCTTTTAAGTGAGACACCGGGTCTTATAAGACCGCGAAAAAGTTTCTCCTCGATTGAAATACAAATACCTAATAGATATCAGGTCTTAAATGTTGAAGACCCTCCCATTGAAGATGGTTAAATCGGCAACACCAAcacatgttttctttttcttctttataggtttatatatttataaaaatgtctAACCTCCAATGGAAAACACGTTGACATTTTTCATCCATCGAAGTTATTATTGAGTTGAGTCATGATCAAGTCATTCTCTTTAATATGTTTCGAGGCAATGTCTAAAATTATGCAAGACATACTATCAACTATGTTGTCTCCAAGATAAAACAAACTCAGTTACAATAGTGCGATTAATTGTTGTACTTTTGCTAATCGTTCGAGAATTACATCTCTATTGTcgtactaagaccactcttaatgtaatattaaaacaaatcaaTTATGGTACTAAGACCCCTCTACTATGATATTATGACCACTCAGATTTGATGTTATGATCATGATAACCTTTGATATGTCCAAATATCAGTGTGGTATTACAACCATTCAAATATGATGCAACCACCATTCTAACATCTTACTTCTCCAAAGGCAGGAAATATCCAAGGAATATATACTTTATGATAAGAAATGATGAAGAATCATATGAAAGTCTCTAGACATAGAGAATACTAAAGAACATTAAGGAAGCTTATAGACACTactaaataagataaaataaagcaCTAGGAAAATATTAACTTTTCTAGATCCATCTAGTCATATGAATTAGTGTATCTATATCTCTAAACTTTTCCTTGTAATCAAAGCTTCAAGATCATTCTATTTTGTAACATGGAGTCTTACTATAGTAGTATAAATATGGCTCACCACCATATATTTTGTCATTCAAGCATTCAAATAATAACAACtttctttgagaatattagagagtttctctattttttttacctttccTTTTGTCCCTGAGCCAGAATTGGCATCAGAGCAGGTTATGATACCTCAGAGTTGAGTTTGAGAgaagaaatcaacaaaaggTCAATTTTCAAGTGAGTAAGAAGTTGCTTTCTCAAAACTTCACTTTGTGGTCATTTGTTCGCGAAGATAACACCGCCACGATCTTCACCAAAAAAGGATCACCAGCCTCCATTGTCAAAATGCCAACTAgaaaacaaatgaaagaaatttgcaAGAAATTGATATGGAATGAATTAGGCGACAAATTCAACTACTACAAGAGATTTTCAACGCCCAACAAGCCTTATTGGAAGCACAACGGGGACGATTTGATGATAGCTCCGGTAGCGACTCTTCATCTTCTAGAAGCAATCGCTCACACTGACGTCAACTTCAGATGAATGATATCAAAGTAGACATTCTAGATTTTGAAGGGAAGCTACAACCCAATGAGTTTATGGATTAGCTACAAACTGTTGACCATCTATTTGAGTATAATGAGGTTCCAGAGGAGCAAAATGTAATGATTGTTGATGTTAAGCTAAATAAACATGCTTTATTTTGGTgggaaaatattaaaagaaaacgTAAGTTTTAAGGGAAAAGATCAAGACGTGGGACAAGATGGGTTGGAAACTAATACATAAATATTTATCTCCTCATTATTATCAAGACAACTGACGGTcggattaggcaagtgtaccaaatcgtttaccaagtaataaagtgataggtcgagtatcgtatccacatgaATTGTCGTTTCGTCTAAACAATTCACGCTATTTATTTGAGAacgaaattataaaataaaatactataagGGTTTAgagatttgaaattttgatctgtttgcaacagagcaagttaCCAATTTTGA
Above is a genomic segment from Medicago truncatula cultivar Jemalong A17 chromosome 5, MtrunA17r5.0-ANR, whole genome shotgun sequence containing:
- the LOC11407551 gene encoding UDP-glycosyltransferase 74B1, producing MVEHSDNNNVHVLVIPYPAQGHISPLIQFSKRLVSKGIKTTFATTHYTVQSITAPNVSVEPISDGFDESGFTQANNVELFLTSFKTNGSNSLSNIIQKYQKTSTPITCIVYDSFLPWALDVAKQHGIYGAAFFTNSAAVCNIFCRIHHGLIEIPVDELPLVVPDLPPLNSRDLPSFIRFPESYPAYMAMKLSQFSNLDQADWMFVNTFEALEGEVVKGLTELFPAKMIGPMVPSAYLDGRIKGDKGYGANLWKPLSEYCINWLNSKPSQSVVYISFGSMVSLTSEQIEELALGLKESEVNFLWVLRELEQGKLPKGYKDFIKEKGIIVTWCNQLELLAHDAVGCFVTHCGWNSTLESLSLGVPVVCLPQWADQLPDAKFLEEIWEVGVRPKEDENGVVKREEFMLSLKVVMESERSEVIRRNASEWKKLARDAVSERGSSNKNIDEFVDHLMNTNKKGNDLSGY